The following proteins are encoded in a genomic region of Acidobacteriota bacterium:
- a CDS encoding OsmC family protein, with protein sequence MLRKASAEWNGSIKEGGGTISTESGVLKDTQYSFSTRFEDGIGTNPEELIAAAHAGCFSMALSGQLGAAGLTADSINTTAAVRLEKLDSGFAITKIHLEVTAKIPGADNDAFQTAAANAKAGCPISKLFNAEITMDAKLES encoded by the coding sequence ATGTTAAGAAAAGCATCGGCAGAGTGGAATGGCAGCATCAAGGAAGGCGGCGGGACAATCTCGACGGAGAGCGGTGTGTTGAAAGATACGCAGTATTCGTTCAGCACGAGGTTTGAGGACGGTATCGGGACAAATCCTGAGGAGCTGATCGCGGCGGCTCATGCAGGCTGTTTCTCGATGGCATTGTCAGGGCAATTAGGTGCGGCCGGATTGACTGCTGACAGCATAAATACGACTGCGGCCGTGCGTCTCGAGAAACTCGATTCGGGATTTGCGATCACTAAGATCCATCTTGAAGTAACAGCCAAGATCCCAGGTGCCGACAACGACGCATTTCAGACGGCGGCGGCAAATGCCAAGGCCGGCTGTCCGATCTCAAAGCTCTTTAACGCAGAGATAACAATGGACGCCAAGCTAGAAAGCTAG
- a CDS encoding GH92 family glycosyl hydrolase, which translates to MKAFSLVVITTFLYLVVPAQRANDYFQYVNPLIGTQKMGHTYPGATVPFGSVQLSPDTDQQPHNVGGKYNKDTYKYCAGYQYDDREIVGFSHTHFSGTGHSDLGDFLVMPTDGPLQLEPGTKGDPESGFRSAFSHANETAEAGYYKVLLEDDNILAEMTATTRVGMHQYTFPNASDDAHIILDMMHGIYDYADKNVWTFARVENDHTIVGYRQTNGWARTRTVYFAMEFSKPFKSYGFKEFDKQDYKGFWRKFDQTKNFPEMAGKQLRAHFDFDAKAGEKIQVKFAISPVSTEGAVENMKVEVPHWDFVRTKREAQAAWNKELSKVEVTTLDRGEMVNFYTALYHALLSPTVYMDADGQYKGLDQNIHQAQVRSSARAKRSNLQADFTNYTTFSLWDTYRALHPLLNIIQPARNRDMVRSMQAHYDQSVHKMLPVWSHYANENWCMIGYHSVSVVADAIVTGNLTGVEANKALDASVQTAKTKYYDGLEYYMKLGYVPEDKNSSSVSKTLEYAYDDWAIAQAAKKLGKTVIYNEFIKRSENWRNVYDRSSGFMRPRLSDGKFREKFDVLSTHDQGFIEGNAWNYSLYVPHDPASMIDMRGGKQKFTEHLDELFTMHLPDEFFADTEDITREGIIGNYVHGNEPAHHAAYLYKWTDAPWKTQERVRMILKHQYKPQPDGLGGNDDCGQMSAWYLFSALGFYPVAPGSGQYSLGSPVVKTAVISLENGKKLTIVARNQSDKNVYVKSVTLNGKPIDRRYITYNEIAAGGILVFQMEDKH; encoded by the coding sequence ATGAAAGCATTTTCGCTTGTCGTAATCACCACTTTTTTGTATCTTGTCGTTCCGGCGCAGCGTGCGAACGACTATTTCCAATATGTCAATCCACTGATCGGCACGCAGAAGATGGGGCACACATATCCCGGAGCGACGGTGCCGTTTGGGTCGGTACAATTGTCGCCTGATACCGACCAGCAGCCGCATAATGTCGGCGGGAAATACAACAAAGACACATACAAATACTGTGCGGGCTATCAATACGACGACCGTGAGATCGTCGGATTTTCGCACACGCATTTTAGCGGAACGGGACACTCGGACCTCGGTGATTTTCTTGTGATGCCAACCGACGGGCCGCTGCAATTAGAACCCGGAACCAAAGGCGATCCGGAGAGCGGCTTTCGATCGGCGTTCTCGCACGCCAACGAGACAGCCGAGGCCGGCTATTACAAGGTGCTGCTCGAGGACGACAACATCCTCGCCGAAATGACCGCGACGACGCGTGTCGGGATGCATCAATACACATTCCCAAACGCGTCCGACGATGCTCACATCATCCTCGATATGATGCACGGGATCTATGATTACGCGGACAAGAATGTGTGGACGTTTGCCCGCGTCGAGAACGATCACACCATCGTCGGCTATCGTCAGACCAACGGCTGGGCACGGACGCGAACCGTTTATTTCGCGATGGAGTTTTCGAAACCGTTCAAATCATACGGATTCAAAGAGTTTGACAAGCAGGACTACAAAGGATTTTGGCGCAAATTCGACCAAACGAAAAACTTTCCTGAAATGGCCGGCAAGCAATTGCGTGCCCATTTCGATTTTGACGCGAAAGCGGGCGAGAAGATACAGGTCAAATTTGCGATCTCGCCAGTTTCGACGGAAGGTGCGGTCGAGAATATGAAGGTCGAGGTCCCGCATTGGGATTTCGTGCGAACAAAACGCGAGGCTCAGGCCGCTTGGAACAAGGAACTCTCAAAGGTCGAAGTGACAACACTCGATCGCGGCGAGATGGTGAATTTCTATACGGCTCTGTATCATGCTTTGCTTTCGCCGACTGTTTATATGGACGCGGACGGGCAGTACAAAGGACTCGACCAAAACATTCATCAGGCACAGGTTCGATCATCGGCGAGGGCGAAACGATCGAACCTCCAAGCAGATTTTACCAACTACACGACGTTTTCGCTTTGGGATACCTATCGCGCGTTGCATCCGCTGCTCAATATCATCCAGCCGGCCCGCAATCGCGACATGGTCCGGTCGATGCAGGCTCATTATGATCAGAGCGTGCACAAAATGCTGCCTGTTTGGTCGCATTATGCAAACGAGAATTGGTGCATGATCGGCTATCACAGCGTTTCGGTCGTCGCCGATGCGATCGTAACCGGCAATCTGACCGGCGTCGAGGCGAACAAAGCATTGGATGCGTCCGTGCAGACCGCCAAGACAAAATACTACGATGGCCTCGAATACTACATGAAGCTCGGATATGTGCCTGAAGACAAAAACTCTTCGTCAGTTTCGAAAACGCTCGAATACGCGTACGACGATTGGGCGATCGCTCAGGCGGCGAAAAAGCTCGGCAAGACCGTGATCTACAACGAATTCATCAAACGCAGCGAGAATTGGCGCAATGTCTATGACAGATCGAGCGGCTTTATGCGGCCGCGGCTGAGTGATGGCAAGTTTCGCGAGAAATTTGACGTGCTTTCGACACACGATCAGGGATTTATCGAGGGAAATGCTTGGAATTACAGCCTTTATGTGCCGCACGATCCAGCGTCGATGATCGATATGCGCGGCGGCAAGCAGAAGTTCACCGAACATCTCGACGAGCTTTTCACGATGCACCTGCCTGACGAGTTCTTCGCCGACACCGAAGACATCACCCGCGAAGGCATCATCGGCAACTATGTCCACGGCAACGAACCCGCTCATCACGCCGCCTATCTTTACAAATGGACCGACGCCCCTTGGAAGACTCAGGAACGCGTCCGGATGATCCTCAAACACCAGTATAAGCCCCAACCCGACGGCCTCGGCGGCAACGACGACTGTGGGCAAATGTCGGCGTGGTATCTGTTCTCGGCGCTCGGATTTTATCCCGTCGCTCCCGGCTCGGGACAATATTCGCTCGGAAGTCCGGTAGTTAAAACTGCGGTCATCAGTCTGGAAAACGGAAAGAAACTAACTATCGTCGCCCGCAATCAATCTGACAAAAATGTCTACGTCAAGAGCGTCACACTGAACGGCAAACCGATAGACCGTCGCTACATCACCTACAATGAGATCGCCGCCGGCGGGATATTGGTGTTCCAAATGGAGGATAAGCATTGA